Proteins encoded by one window of Vigna radiata var. radiata cultivar VC1973A chromosome 5, Vradiata_ver6, whole genome shotgun sequence:
- the LOC106760840 gene encoding 40S ribosomal protein S19-1, with the protein MATARTVKDVSPHEFVKAYSSHLKRSGKMELPEWTDIVKTARFKELAPYDPDWYYVRAASMARKIYLRGGLGVGAFQRIYGGSKRNGSRPPHFCKSSGAIARHILQQLQTMNIIELDTKGGRRITSSGRRDLDQVAGRIVVAP; encoded by the exons ATGGCCACTGCAAGGACTGTGAAGGATGTTTCTCCCCACGAGTTTGTCAAGGCGTACTCTTCTCATCTTAAGCGATCTGGCAAG ATGGAGCTGCCTGAGTGGACTGATATTGTCAAAACAGCAAGATTTAAGGAGTTGGCTCCCTATGATCCTGACTGGTACTATGTTAGAGCTG CTTCCATGGCAAGAAAGATATACTTGAGAGGAGGACTTGGTGTTGGTGCATTTCAGAGGATTTATGGCGGGAGCAAGAGGAACGGTAGCCGTCCTCCTCATTTCTGCAAGAGCAGTGGTGCCATTGCCCGTCACATTCTTCAGCAGTTGCAAACCATGAACATCATTGAACTGGACACCAAAGG TGGCAGGAGAATCACTTCCAGTGGCCGGCGGGATCTTGATCAAGTTGCTGGACGTATTGTGGTTGCACCTTGA